One part of the Malus sylvestris chromosome 2, drMalSylv7.2, whole genome shotgun sequence genome encodes these proteins:
- the LOC126609251 gene encoding WUSCHEL-related homeobox 8-like codes for MMEWEKQQLKEQQEMEGNGSGGVMYVKVMTDEQLETLRKQIAVYATICEQLVEMHKNLTAQQDLAGVRMGNLYCDQLMTSTGHKITARQRWTPTALQLQILERLFEQGNGTPSKQKIKEITSELSQHGQISETNVYNWFQNRRARSKRKQQNAACNHAESEVETEVDSPKDKKTRPEETFQSQQNSAQRTEDLCFQSQEISSDLHFLDPHTTKADKMFPSHSGLRSSRHLSEMAFYDDVLSRHDLMTGKMEAGNYNLFQEAEDYGMTG; via the exons ATGATGGAGTGGGAGAAGCAGCAACTGAAAGAGCAGCAAGAGATGGAGGGGAATGGGAGTGGAGGAGTGATGTATGTGAAGGTGATGACTGATGAGCAGTTGGAGACTCTGAGGAAACAGATTGCAGTTTATGCCACCATTTGTGAGCAGCTTGTTGAGATGCACAAGAACCTCACTGCGCAGCAAGATCTTGCAG GAGTCAGGATGGGGAATCTGTACTGCGATCAGTTGATGACATCCACTGGCCACAAAATTACTGCCAGGCAGCGGTGGACTCCAACAGCGTTGCAGCTCCAAATTCTTGAGCGTTTGTTCGAGCAAGGGAATGGAACTCCAAGCAAGCAGAAGATCAAGGAGATCACCTCTGAGCTGAGCCAGCACGGGCAAATTTCCGAAACAAATGTGTACAATTGGTTTCAGAACAGGCGCGCTCGATCAAAGAGGAAGCAACAAAATGCAGCATGTAACCATGCTGAATCAGAAGTGGAGACAGAAGTTGATTCACCTAAGGACAAAAAAACTAGACCGGAGGAAACGTTTCAGTCCCAGCAGAACTCAGCTCAAAGGACTGAAGATTTGTGCTTCCAGAGCCAGGAGATAAGTTCTGACCTGCATTTCTTGGATCCGCATACCACTAAGGCAGATAAGATGTTCCCGTCACACAGCGGTTTAAGGAGTTCTAGACATTTAAGCGAAATGGCCTTCTATGATGATGTGCTCTCAA GGCATGACCTGATGACCGGAAAGATGGAAGCCGGAAACTATAATCTTTTTCAGGAGGCAGAAGACTATGGCATGACGGGTTGA
- the LOC126609259 gene encoding uncharacterized protein LOC126609259 yields the protein MGGSLHLLNFNQGSMARKIFTHKKHDGGLDAPRNSLDMQVEPQSYCDAGDLPVEEDWSKKNNPLEQSSMKKLINGEISKHSSTRKNAPNIVAQLMGMDMFPVELKSAVQPLEENGKNRRTQSLKKEISGRTSLGHVSSKLNSSGQMDLDSYYHSNERDATRWSDDQKIEYPRRRVHPQEEELKKFKKEFEAWQASRFRECSRIVKIDGDLNEEKMVVSGHRATERTLEHKDHAVKAISHEGGVLERRGDEFSELFPAEHTEYLSSRSRRTMSLDFEKSSLMNCKKRFESFNTSSAPTRIVILRPGPDRFCNHEETWAGSSNTLERKGGIEDFLEEVKERLRCDLRGKMHKRGSVVRGSGIETPFSEQPSAPKQIARHIANQVRESVTRDLGMNLPRSESTRSYRSEMQFNGSGSPELMHRDTKRILLEGLRNVSKIETELRDPVLVSGRSRLSALDNERERGMVKSEQEKNRSFRHGSHEDEVLDRELSPRNFIRSLSTPVPGTSFGKLLLEDRHVLTGAHIQRKHEGIGHVSMEMKRQKKERFNFKDKVSNFRYSFMLRGRLFGKKNQSVLESLHTERYPMKDILSGPTVITNSGERHDNFTEVPPSPASLCSTAQEDFWRPTDYLSPISTPSATPREDSIMPQAFRDISDNLRELRRQLNQLESNEPEDIKVKETVESEMARLDNPAEVYIRDLLVASGLYDGSFEKSMLRWDTFAKPISNSVFEEVEESYKNLANKEDPSAKDHNERVDHKLLRDLLNEALSTVLRPPTNMSKFRRKMISSSALPALCGKKLLNCVWGIISECLYPPTDVPYYSLDDMAARDLGSAPWSRLMDEDVNALVKEMEGLIIGDLVQEILDELKL from the exons ATGGGAGGCTCATTGCACCTTTTAAATTTCAACCAGGGCAGCATGGCCAGAAAGATTTTTACACATAAGAAGCATGATGGTG GCCTTGATGCTCCAAGAAATAGCCTGGACATGCAGGTAGAACCTCAGAGCTATTGCGATGCAGGAGATTTGCCG GTTGAAGAAGACTGGTCTAAAAAGAATAATCCATTGGAACAAAGTTCaatgaagaaattaattaatgGCGAAATATCCAAACATTCAAGTACCAGAAAAAATGCACCAAACATCGTGGCTCAACTGATGGGAATGGATATGTTTCCAGTGGAACTGAAATCTGCAGTTCAGCCTCtggaagaaaatggaaaaaatagGAGAACGCAGTCTTTGAAAAAGGAAATTAGTGGAAGGACCTCACTTGGTCATGTTTCTTCTAAGCTAAATTCTTCAGGGCAGATGGATCTTGATTCGTATTATCACAGTAATGAGAGAGATGCAACTAGGTGGAGCGATGACCAGAAAATCGAATATCCAAGGCGTAGAGTACATCCTCAAGAAGAAGAACTGAAAAAGTTCAAGAAAGAATTTGAAGCCTGGCAAGCTTCCAGGTTTAGGGAATGCTCAAGGATTGTCAAAATTGACGGCGACCTCAACGAGGAAAAGATGGTGGTTTCAGGGCATAGAGCAACGGAGAGAACATTAGAACATAAGGATCACGCGGTCAAAGCAATCTCGCATGAAGGTGGTGTTTTGGAACGTAGAGGAGATGAGTTTTCAGAACTATTCCCAGCCGAGCATACGGAGTATTTATCTTCAAGAAGCAGAAGAACCATGAGCTTAGACTTTGAGAAATCTTCCCTGATGAACTGTAAGAAGAGATTCGAGTCATTCAACACATCTTCTGCTCCTACAAGGATAGTTATCTTAAGACCTGGTCCTGATAGATTTTGCAACCATGAAGAGACTTGGGCAGGTTCTTCAAACACTCTAGAGAGGAAAGGTGGCATAGAAGATTTTCTCGAGGAGGTGAAAGAACGACTGAGATGCGACCTGCGAGGGAAAATGCATAAAAGGGGTTCTGTTGTCCGAGGAAGTGGAATTGAGACGCCATTTAGCGAACAGCCATCAGCTCCGAAGCAAATTGCTCGACACATTGCAAACCAGGTCAGAGAAAGTGTGACTAGGGACCTTGGCATGAATTTGCCAAGATCAGAATCGACAAGATCATACAGAAGCGAAATGCAGTTCAATGGATCAGGTTCCCCGGAGTTAATGCATAGAGATACTAAAAGAATTTTGTTAGAGGGACTAagaaatgtttcaaaaatagaaACAGAACTTCGTGATCCTGTATTAGTTTCCGGGAGATCTAGGTTATCTGCATTAGACAACGAAAGGGAAAGGGGAATGGTGaaatctgaacaagagaaaaacagATCATTCAGACATGGATCACATGAAGATGAGGTGCTTGATAGAGAGTTGTCGCCTAGAAATTTCATTAGGTCTCTATCCACCCCAGTACCTGGAACATCCTTTGGGAAACTTCTTCTTGAGGACCGCCATGTTTTAACCGGTGCTCACATTCAGAGGAAGCATGAAGGCATTGGACATGTGTCCATGGAGATGAAACGTCAGAAGAAAGAAAGGTTTAATTTTAAAGACAAAGTTTCCAATTTCCGATACAGTTTTATGCTTAGGGGAAGActttttggcaaaaaaaatcaatcagtTCTGGAATCACTTCATACTGAACGGTATCCTATGAAGGATATCTTGAGTGGCCCAACAGTGATTACGAACTCTGGAGAGAGACAT GATAATTTCACTGAGGTGCCTCCTAGTCCCGCATCTCTGTGCAGCACTGCTCAGGAAGATTTCTGGAGGCCAACTGATTATCTTAGTCCAATATCAACTCCGAGTGCAACTCCACGAGAAGATAGTATCATGCCACAGGCTTTTAGAGACATCAGCGATAATCTGAGGG AGTTGCGAAGACAACTGAACCAACTCGAGTCTAATGAGCCTGAGGACATAAAAGTTAAGGAAACGGTTGAGTCTGAAATGGCTAGGTTAGACAACCCTGCAGAGGTTTACATACGAGATTTGCTTGTCGCTTCTGGTTTGTATGATGGATCATTTGAGAAATCAATGTTGAGATGGGACACATTTGCGAAGCCAATCAGCAACTCAGTGTTCGAAGAAGTGGAAGAATCGTATAAAAACTTGGCCAACAAGGAAGATCCTTCAGCAAAAGATCACAATGAGAGGGTAGATCACAAGTTGTTACGCGATCTGTTGAACGAAGCTCTTTCAACTGTTCTCAGACCACCAACAAACATGTCTAAATTCAGGAGAAAAATGATCAGCTCCTCTGCGCTGCCAGCGTTGTGCGGCAAGAAGTTGTTGAATTGTGTGTGGGGAATCATCAGCGAGTGCCTGTACCCTCCAACTGATGTACCCTATTACTCGCTTGATGATATGGCAGCCCGGGACCTGGGATCAGCTCCTTGGTCGAGATTGATGGACGAGGACGTTAACGCTCTGGTAAAAGAGATGGAAGGCCTAATCATTGGGGATCTTGTgcaggaaattttggatgaactgAAGTTATGA
- the LOC126609277 gene encoding DNA (cytosine-5)-methyltransferase 1-like → MGSAAAAEAAEAAAVLETKGANGVKPPSSASSGMTKKKGKPASQKAAPAGSKTKKRDLPQSTEEPSRSRKMPKRAAACADFKEKSVHISEKSNLIETKKDRVVDQETDAIILTCGEDQDAARPNRRLTDFIVHDESGSPQPVEMLEVADMFISGTILPLNESSDKDKQRGVRCEGFGRIESWDISGYEEGSPVIWLSTDVADYDCRKPASTYRKYHDQFFEKARACIEVYKKLSKSKSDPTLDELLAGIARSMSGSKFFSGTAAIKEFVVSQGEFIYDQLIGLEEASKKNDQPFAELPVLVALRDESRNCGGFVQSKPASSSGTLKIGSEDRDGETGLNASGSSIVEAEENDDVKLARLLQEEEYWKSMKQKKRQGSASLSSKYYIKINEDEIANDYPLPAYYKTSIEETDEFIVFDNDYDILNADDLPRSMLHNWSLYNSDSRLISLELLPMKPCTEIDVTIFGSGVMTADDGSGFSLDSDGSSSGPGAQDADGMPIYLSAIKEWMIELGASMVSISIRTDLAWYRLGQPSKQYALWYEPILKTAKVGRSIITLLKEQSRVARLSFADVIKRLSGFPKDHCAYISSDPAFVERYVVVHGQIILQLFSEFPDAQIKKCPFVVGLSNKMEERHHTKWLVKKKKLVEKSGSNLNPRASMGPVVSKKAMRATTTKLINRIWGEYYLNNSPEDLNEEETNGGKKEEEEVEEEEGKEDVEEDEDDEKDNPTEQAQKRSSISRQTKSCSNNKEVLWDGESVGTTCSGEALYKCASLHGDEISVGGAVLVELDGSDELPAIYFVEYMYETRNGSKMFHGRLMERGSQTVLGNTANEREVFLTNECTNLALKDVKETAVVDIKLMPWGHQYRKENAEASRRDRERAEDRKKKGLPTEYYCKSLYCPEEGAFFSLSRDTMGLGSGACHSCKVNEAEEAKEVFKVNSSKTSFVYRGAEYSVHDYVYVSPHLFSTERMETETFKAGRNLGLKAYVVCQVLEIIGTKESKRPGPESTQVKVRRFFRPEDISVEKAYGCDIREVYYSEETHIVTVDDIEGKCEVRKKSDLPVCNAPVTFEHTFFCEYLYDPSNGSIKQLPATIKLRYSTVGGDVESRKRKGKGKEGDVSEVEKQRADSVQKRLATLDIFAGCGGLSEGLRQAGISLTKWAIEYEEPAGDAFKLNHPESLVFINNCNVILRAVMEKCGDTDDCISTSEAADLAKSLDEKVKNDLPLPGQVDFINGGPPCQGFSGMNRFNQSTWSKVQCEMILAFLSFADYFRPKYFLLENVRNFVSFNKGQTFRLTVASLLEMGYQVRFGILEAGAYGVSQSRKRAFIWAAAPDENLPEWPEPMHVFGVPELKISLSGNSYYSAVRSTAGGAPFRSITVRDTIGDLPAVGNGASKVNLEYESDPISWFQKKIRGEMAVLTEHISKEMNELNLIRCQRIPKRPGADWQCLPDEKVKLSTGQIVDLIPWCLPNTAKRHNQWKGLFGRLDWEGNFPTSITDPQPMGKVGMCFHPDQDRILTVRECARSQGFRDSYQFSGNILHKHRQIGNAVPPTLAYALGRKLKEAVNSKNKEQE, encoded by the exons ATGGGTTCCGCCGCGGCAGCTGAGGCAGCGGAAGCAGCGGCGGTCTTGGAGACCAAAGGTGCCAATGGGGTTAAGCCACCGTCCTCGGCTTCCTCAG GAATGACGAAGAAGAAGGGCAAACCAGCTTCCCAAAAGGCCGCACCTGCCGGCTCTAAAACTAAGAAACGAGATTTGCCTCAGAGCACTGAAGAGCCTTCCAGGTCTCGGAAAATGCCCAAGCGGGCTGCTGCATGTGCAGACTTTAAGGAGAAGTCTGTTCATATTTCTGAAAAGTCTAATCTTATTGAAACCAAGAAGGATCGAGTAGTGGATCAAGAAACTGATGCTATAATCCTGACTTGTGGCGAGGACCAAGATGCGGCGCGCCCAAACAGAAGGCTTACTGATTTTATTGTGCATGATGAAAGTGGGTCACCCCAGCCTGTTGAGATGTTGGAAGTTGCTGACATGTTTATATCTGGTACTATATTGCCTCTGAATGAAAGTTCTGACAAGGACAAGCAAAGAGGTGTTAGATGTGAAGGTTTTGGGCGAATAGAATCTTGGGACATCTCTGGTTATGAAGAGGGCTCTCCTGTGATATGGCTCTCAACTGATGTTGCTGATTATGATTGTCGTAAACCTGCCAGCACCTATAGGAAGTACCATGATCAATTCTTTGAGAAAGCGCGTGCTTGCATAGAGGTTTACAAAAAGCTGTCAAAATCCAAATCTGACCCCACTCTTGATGAATTACTTGCTGGCATTGCTCGATCAATGAGTGGAAGCAAATTCTTTTCTGGTACTGCAGCTATCAAAGAATTTGTTGTATCTCAAGGCGAGTTTATCTATGATCAACTGATAGGTTTGGAGGAAGCATCAAAGAAGAATGATCAGCCATTTGCAGAGCTTCCTGTTCTTGTTGCACTTAGAGATGAGAGCAGAAACTGTGGAGGTTTTGTCCAATCAAAACCAGCAAGTTCAAGTGGTACCCTAAAGATTGGTTCAGAAGATAGAGATGGAGAGACTGGACTGAATGCATCCGGTTCATCCATAGTTGAAGCTGAGGAAAATGATGATGTAAAATTGGCAAGACTTTTGCAAGAAGAGGAGTACTGGAAGTCAATGAAACAGAAAAAACGTCAGGGTTCTGCCTCTTTGTCGAGCAAATACTATATCAAAATCAATGAAGATGAAATTGCCAACGATTATCCTCTACCTGCTTATTACAAGACTTCCATTGAAGAAACTGACGAGTTCATAGTTTTTGACAATGACTATGATATCTTAAATGCTGATGACCTTCCTCGAAGCATGCTTCATAATTGGAGTCTGTACAATTCAGACTCAAGATTGATTTCGTTGGAACTTCTTCCGATGAAACCTTGCACAGAAATTGATGTTACCATTTTCGGGTCTGGGGTTATGACTGCAGATGATGGAAGCGGCTTTTCTCTTGATTCTGATGGTTCTTCAAGTGGTCCAGGAGCACAGGATGCTGATGGAATGCCGATTTACTTGAGTGCAATAAAGGAGTGGATGATTGAATTGGGAGCATCAATGGTCTCAATATCAATCCGAACAGATTTGGCCTGGTACAGACTTGGACAGCCATCTAAGCAGTATGCTCTGTGGTATGAACCAATTCTGAAAACAGCAAAGGTCGGTAGAAGCATAATCACTTTGCTGAAAGAGCAAAGTCGAGTAGCACGACTTTCTTTTGCAGATGTTATTAAGAGATTGTCAGGGTTTCCAAAGGACCACTGTGCTTACATTTCTTCCGATCCAGCATTTGTTGAGAGATATGTGGTTGTCCATGGACAGATAATACTGCAACTGTTTTCAGAATTTCCTGATGCGCAGATTAAAAAGTGTCCATTTGTGGTTGGTCTTTCAAACAAAATGGAGGAGAGGCACCATACTAAATGGTTggtaaagaagaagaagcttgtGGAGAAGAGTGGATCAAACTTGAACCCAAGGGCATCCATGGGACCTGTGGTTTCCAAGAAGGCAATGCGGgctacaacaacaaagctgatCAACAGAATCTGGGGGGAGTACTATTTAAATAATTCTCCAgaagatttgaatgaagagGAAACTAATGGTggaaagaaagaggaggaggaagttGAAGAAGAGGAGGGAAAAGAGGATGTAGAAGAGGATGAAGATGATGAGAAAGATAATCCAACGGAACAAGCCCAGAAGCGTAGTTCAATTTCAAGACAAACTAAATCATGCTCCAACAACAAGGAGGTTCTGTGGGATGGGGAGTCTGTGGGAACAACGTGTTCTGGTGAAGCTCTTTATAAGTGTGCCAGTCTTCATGGAGATGAAATTTCTGTTGGTGGTGCAGTCTTGGTAGAACTTGATGGATCAGATGAACTTCCTGccatttattttgttgagtataTGTATGAAACAAGAAATGGAAGCAAAATGTTCCATGGGAGATTGATGGAGCGAGGGTCTCAGACTGTTCTTGGCAACACTGCCAATGAGAGGGAGGTATTTTTGACAAATGAGTGCACAAACTTGGCATTAAAGGATGTTAAAGAGACAGCAGTTGTGGATATCAAATTAATGCCGTGGGGGCATCAATACAGGAAGGAGAATGCAGAAGCTAGCCGAAGAGATAGAGAAAGGGCAGAAGATAGGAAGAAGAAGGGATTGCCAACTGAATATTACTGTAAAAGCTTGTATTGCCCAGAGGAAGGTGCTTTCTTTAGCCTTTCCCGTGATACCATGGGTCTGGGTTCTGGTGCCTGCCACTCTTGCAAAGTGAACGAAGCTGAAGAGGCCAAGGAGGTTTTTAAAGTGAATTCATCAAAGACTAGTTTTGTATACAGGGGAGCCGAGTACTCAGTTCACGATTATGTCTATGTAAGTCCCCATTTGTTTTCTACGGAAAGGATGGAAACTGAAACTTTCAAGGCTGGTAGAAATTTGGGACTGAAAGCTTATGTTGTGTGCCAAGTGCTGGAGATAATTGGTACGAAGGAATCGAAACGACCTGGACCAGAATCTACCCAGGTTAAAGTTAGAAGGTTTTTCAGACCAGAGGACATTTCGGTTGAGAAGGCATACGGTTGTGATATTAGAGAGGTCTACTACAGTGAAGAAACACACATTGTGACGGTTGATGATATAGAAGGAAAATGTGAAGTCAGAAAGAAGAGTGATCTTCCAGTATGCAATGCTCCTGTCACTTTCGAGCATACCTTCTTCTGTGAGTATCTGTACGATCCTTCTAATGGGTCTATCAAGCAGTTGCCAGCGACCATCAAACTGAGGTACTCAACAGTAGGTGGTGATGTGGAATCTAGGAAGAGGAAGGGGAAAGGCAAAGAAGGAGATGTTTCAGAAGTTGAGAAACAGAGAGCTGATTCTGTGCAGAAACGTCTAGCCACATTAGATATATTTGCCGGGTGTGGTGGCTTGTCTGAAGGGTTGCGTCAGGCTGGCATTTCATTAACCAAGTGGGCAATTGAGTACGAAGAGCCTGCTGGTGATGCTTTCAAACTGAACCATCCCGAGTCACTGGTGTTTATCAATAACTGCAATGTGATCTTAAGGGCTGTAATGGAGAAATGCGGGGATACAGATGATTGCATCTCGACTTCCGAAGCTGCTGATTTGGCTAAATCACTTGATGAGAAGGTTAAGAATGATCTGCCACTGCCGGGGCAAGTGgatttcatcaatggaggacctcCGTGTCAGGGTTTCTCTGGAATGAATAGGTTCAACCAAAGCACTTGGAGTAAAGTTCAGTGTGAAATGATTTTGGCATTTTTATCCTTTGCTGACTACTTCCGGCCAAAGTATTTCCTCTTGGAGAATGTGAGGAACTTTGTGTCTTTCAACAAAGGACAGACATTCCGTCTGACTGTGGCTTCACTTCTTGAGATGGGTTACCAGGTGAGGTTCGGTATTCTAGAAGCTGGAGCTTATGGAGTTTCTCAGTCACGAAAGCGAGCATTCATATGGGCAGCTGCGCCAGATGAGAATCTCCCAGAGTGGCCAGAGCCAATGCATGTCTTTGGTGTACCGGAGTTGAAGATCTCATTGTCAGGGAACTCATATTATTCTGCGGTTAGAAGTACTGCAGGTGGGGCTCCTTTCCGTTCCATAACTGTCAGAGACACAATTGGAGATCTCCCAGCTGTAGGGAATGGAGCATCCAAGGTCAATCTGGAGTACGAAAGCGACCCCATATCATGGTTCCAGAAGAAAATCCGAGGGGAGATGGCTGTTCTGACTGAGCACATTTCGAAAGAAATGAACGAGCTGAATCTCATTCGATGCCAGAGGATTCCAAAGCGGCCAGGCGCTGATTGGCAATGTCTTCCAGACGAAAAGGTGAAGCTCTCCACTGGACAGATAGTTGACTTGATCCCATGGTGCCTTCCCAACACGGCCAAGCGCCACAATCAGTGGAAGGGCCTGTTCGGAAGGCTTGACTGGGAAGGCAACTTCCCAACCTCCATCACAGATCCTCAACCAATGGGGAAGGTGGGAATGTGCTTCCACCCTGACCAGGACAGGATTCTGACAGTTCGGGAATGCGCTCGGTCTCAAGGATTCAGGGATAGCTACCAGTTTTCGGGCAACATTCTTCACAAGCACAGGCAGATTGGAAATGCAGTTCCTCCTACTTTGGCCTATGCGTTGGGACGAAAACTCAAGGAAGCAGTGAACAGCAAGAACAAGGAACAGGAGTAG